From Micrococcus porci, one genomic window encodes:
- a CDS encoding Na+/H+ antiporter subunit A, protein MTVLLTALFAVALLAPVLFRRTGRRGFHLLAAAPAAGFVWVLAQLPQVFVLQDALDRGAPVPASAAHLDTTVEWIPYLDIALSFRLDALSAFMSLIVLGVGALVLSYCASYFREHEPRHAVFGAELLAFAGAMFGLVTTDDVMVLYTFWEITSVLSFLLIGYSGQRIFARRSAIQALIVTTFGGLAMLAGLVMLAVQAGSWRVSGILAAAPELMERAPRGLLEAAVALVLVGALSKSAQVPFHFWLPAAMAAPTPVSAYLHAAAMVKAGVFLVARLAPGFASLASWQVLVLGVGLWTLILGGWRALRQTDVKLVIAYGTVSQLGFLMVANGLGTRDAALAGLAMLLAHAVFKAPLFMVVGIIDHEAGTRDLRRLSGIGRREPALAAVAIVAAASMAGLPPLFGFVAKESVLESLAGHGEHAGTVWGWTPLVGMALGSVLTFAYTWRFLWGAFATKDGRDSPDGEPVPETRFHSRLTAEDLLPPGLLALACLVLGLAPGLPEALISAHTAGLAPLDAAEEPAHLALWHGITPILGVSVAIWVLGAALAVARRPLQRLQARVAFPVEAAAVYQRITGAVDAAAVWVTGRTQTGSLRRYLFIILATATALPALTMLVPAGEEDRVLATAFLEADLVPFTTPAQLGIAALVCVAAVLAVRARRRFMAIMLVSVTGYGSAALFALRGAPDLAVTQVLVESIVLITVILGLRVLPPDWHSKTTGRRRVPRLLLGVGFALVMMWVAATALGARTAERISLDMPRLAYEHGYGANAVNVTLVDLRAWDTWGEITVLAVAATGVASLVFLEHRDKRRRDLDTVVPGSVGNYGAESALGTRELSVVRSFAVDDRNDQWLIAGHTMAPERRSIILEVVTRFLFPAMMLLSVYLLLAGHNTPGGGFAGGLLAGLALALRYLAGGRYELQEASRIPAGTLLGLGLGIATLTGLAPLLFGGQVLQSYKVEFHDLWLFGDSLKIVSATAFDVGVYLVVVGLSIDVLRSLGAEIDRRGDEWQDARRRAARRRASPRPARPRPRPVPEGRAPAARAIPAHAARHRSEEDPR, encoded by the coding sequence ATGACCGTCCTGCTCACCGCCCTGTTCGCCGTGGCGCTGCTGGCGCCGGTGCTGTTCCGGCGGACCGGGCGGCGGGGATTCCACCTCCTGGCGGCGGCGCCCGCCGCCGGCTTCGTGTGGGTGCTGGCCCAGCTGCCGCAGGTCTTCGTCCTGCAGGACGCGCTGGACCGCGGTGCGCCCGTCCCGGCCTCGGCCGCCCACCTGGACACCACCGTGGAGTGGATCCCCTATCTGGACATCGCGCTGAGCTTCCGCCTGGACGCGCTCTCGGCGTTCATGTCCCTCATCGTCCTCGGCGTCGGCGCCCTGGTGCTGTCCTACTGCGCGAGCTACTTCCGCGAGCACGAGCCGCGCCACGCCGTCTTCGGCGCGGAGCTGCTGGCGTTCGCCGGCGCCATGTTCGGCCTCGTCACCACCGACGACGTCATGGTCCTCTACACGTTCTGGGAGATCACCTCGGTGCTCTCCTTCCTGCTGATCGGCTACTCGGGCCAGCGCATCTTCGCCCGCCGCTCGGCCATCCAGGCGTTGATCGTCACCACCTTCGGCGGCCTCGCCATGCTCGCCGGCCTGGTGATGCTGGCCGTGCAGGCCGGTTCCTGGCGCGTCTCGGGGATCCTCGCCGCCGCCCCGGAGCTGATGGAGCGGGCCCCGCGCGGCCTGCTGGAGGCTGCCGTCGCCCTGGTGCTGGTGGGCGCCCTCTCCAAGTCCGCGCAGGTGCCCTTCCACTTCTGGCTGCCGGCCGCCATGGCCGCGCCCACCCCCGTCTCCGCGTACCTGCACGCCGCCGCGATGGTGAAGGCCGGCGTCTTCCTGGTGGCCCGCCTGGCCCCGGGCTTCGCGTCCCTGGCGTCCTGGCAGGTGCTCGTGCTCGGCGTCGGGCTGTGGACCCTGATCCTGGGCGGCTGGCGCGCCCTGCGACAGACGGACGTCAAGCTCGTGATCGCCTACGGCACCGTCTCCCAGCTCGGCTTCCTCATGGTGGCCAACGGGCTGGGCACGCGCGACGCCGCCCTGGCCGGCCTGGCCATGCTCCTCGCCCACGCCGTGTTCAAGGCCCCGCTGTTCATGGTGGTCGGCATCATCGACCACGAGGCCGGCACCCGCGACCTGCGCCGCCTGTCCGGGATCGGCCGCCGCGAGCCCGCGCTCGCGGCCGTGGCGATCGTCGCGGCCGCCTCCATGGCGGGCCTGCCCCCGCTGTTCGGGTTCGTGGCCAAGGAGTCCGTGCTCGAGTCCCTGGCCGGGCACGGCGAGCACGCCGGCACGGTGTGGGGCTGGACGCCCCTGGTGGGCATGGCCCTCGGCTCCGTGCTGACGTTCGCCTACACGTGGCGGTTCCTCTGGGGCGCGTTCGCCACCAAGGACGGACGGGACTCCCCGGACGGCGAGCCCGTGCCGGAGACCCGGTTCCACTCCCGGCTCACCGCCGAGGACCTCCTGCCTCCGGGCCTCCTGGCCCTCGCCTGTCTGGTCCTGGGCCTCGCGCCGGGGCTCCCGGAGGCCCTGATCTCCGCGCACACGGCCGGACTCGCGCCGCTGGACGCGGCGGAGGAGCCCGCCCACCTGGCGCTGTGGCACGGGATCACGCCGATCCTCGGGGTGTCCGTGGCCATCTGGGTGCTCGGAGCCGCCCTCGCCGTCGCGCGCCGCCCGCTGCAGCGCCTGCAGGCTCGCGTGGCGTTCCCGGTCGAGGCCGCCGCCGTCTACCAGCGGATCACCGGGGCCGTGGACGCGGCGGCCGTGTGGGTCACCGGCCGCACCCAGACCGGCTCGCTGCGGCGCTACCTGTTCATCATCCTGGCCACCGCGACGGCTCTGCCCGCCCTCACCATGCTCGTCCCCGCGGGGGAGGAGGACCGGGTCCTGGCCACCGCCTTCCTCGAGGCGGACCTCGTGCCGTTCACGACGCCCGCGCAGCTGGGCATCGCCGCGCTCGTCTGCGTGGCTGCCGTGCTGGCCGTCCGGGCCCGCCGCCGCTTCATGGCGATCATGCTGGTCTCCGTCACCGGCTACGGATCCGCCGCGCTGTTCGCCCTGCGCGGGGCGCCCGACCTGGCCGTCACCCAGGTGCTCGTCGAGTCCATCGTGCTGATCACCGTCATCCTGGGTCTGCGCGTGCTGCCCCCGGACTGGCACTCCAAGACCACCGGCCGTCGCCGCGTGCCGCGCCTGCTGCTGGGCGTGGGCTTCGCCCTCGTGATGATGTGGGTGGCCGCCACCGCCCTCGGCGCGCGCACCGCCGAGCGGATCTCCCTGGACATGCCGCGCCTGGCCTACGAGCACGGCTACGGGGCGAACGCGGTCAACGTGACCCTCGTGGACCTGCGGGCCTGGGACACCTGGGGGGAGATCACCGTGCTCGCCGTCGCCGCGACGGGCGTGGCCTCCCTGGTGTTCCTGGAGCACCGGGACAAGCGCCGGAGGGACCTGGACACCGTGGTCCCCGGCTCCGTGGGCAACTACGGCGCCGAGTCGGCGCTGGGCACCCGCGAGCTCTCCGTGGTGCGGAGCTTCGCCGTGGACGACCGCAACGATCAGTGGCTGATCGCCGGGCACACCATGGCCCCCGAACGGCGCTCGATCATCCTCGAGGTGGTCACCCGCTTCCTGTTCCCGGCCATGATGCTGCTGTCCGTGTACCTGCTGCTGGCCGGGCACAACACCCCCGGCGGGGGCTTCGCCGGCGGACTGCTCGCGGGCCTGGCCCTGGCCCTGCGCTACCTCGCCGGCGGGCGCTACGAGCTGCAGGAGGCCTCGCGCATCCCGGCCGGCACGCTGCTCGGCCTTGGCCTGGGCATCGCCACCCTCACGGGCCTGGCCCCGCTGCTGTTCGGCGGGCAGGTCCTGCAGTCCTACAAGGTCGAGTTCCACGACCTCTGGCTGTTCGGGGACTCGTTGAAGATCGTCTCCGCCACCGCGTTCGACGTCGGCGTCTACCTCGTCGTCGTCGGCCTGTCGATCGACGTGCTGCGCTCGCTCGGCGCGGAGATCGACCGCCGCGGGGACGAGTGGCAGGACGCCCGCCGACGGGCCGCCCGGCGTCGCGCCTCGCCCCGTCCGGCGCGGCCGCGTCCCCGCCCCGTCCCGGAGGGCCGTGCCCCCGCCGCCCGTGCCATCCCCGCCCACGCCGCCCGACACCGTTCCGAGGAGGACCCCCGATGA
- a CDS encoding cation:proton antiporter regulatory subunit codes for MDMHETPLPGIGVRRELDTTSGRRIGVVTHRDGQTDLILSDRDDPDACAASIPLAADEAAALGALLAGPRLVAQLEEEHADLPGVSTRQLILPHESPYAGEELGSTRMRTRTGVSIVAVVRAGVTHPSPGPDFLLEGGDLVIVVGTGEGVRQAEKLLTV; via the coding sequence ATGGACATGCACGAGACCCCGTTGCCCGGCATCGGCGTCCGCCGCGAACTGGACACCACCTCCGGCCGGCGCATCGGGGTGGTCACGCACCGCGACGGGCAGACCGACCTGATCCTCTCCGACCGGGACGACCCGGACGCGTGCGCCGCCTCCATCCCCCTCGCCGCCGACGAGGCCGCGGCCCTGGGCGCCCTCCTGGCCGGGCCGCGGCTGGTGGCCCAGCTCGAGGAGGAGCACGCCGACCTGCCCGGCGTCAGCACGCGGCAGCTGATCCTGCCCCACGAGTCGCCGTATGCGGGCGAGGAGCTCGGCTCCACGCGGATGCGCACGCGCACCGGGGTGTCGATCGTCGCCGTGGTGCGCGCCGGCGTCACCCACCCCTCCCCCGGCCCGGACTTCCTGCTCGAGGGCGGGGACCTGGTCATCGTGGTGGGCACGGGCGAGGGCGTGCGCCAGGCGGAGAAGCTGCTGACCGTGTGA
- a CDS encoding Na+/H+ antiporter subunit D encodes MLGSTPLTDLAPLAVMLPVLGAAITFALVGRARAQVVVTVSALTLTLVLDCLLLADVWTGGVAVVELAAWPAPVGITMVVDRLSALLLVVSSLITLAVLLYASAQGLINKDEGGPVSIFHPTFLVLVAGVSNAFLAGDLFNLYVGFEILLTASYVLLTLGGTEARIRAGITYVVVSVISSVLFLIAIAMIYAATGTVNMADLAVKLGELPHDLQLVLHVMLLAGFGIKAAVFPLSFWLPDSYPTAPAPVTAVFAGLLTKVGVYAMIRTETLLFPAEHVNGLLMGVAALTMLVGILGALAQSGLKRILSFILVSHIGYMVFGLALATQVGLAATVYYVGHHITVQTALFLVTGLIEQRAGTASIDRLGSLAKVSPLLGVLFLVPALNLGGIPPFSGFLGKVGLIRGGVEDGGVLAWVLVGVSLLVSLLTLLVLVRAYTRAFWRKVEDVEHPTPQLVAAYERVTRRGLRPKPLSRGLVLPTAGLVAMTLAFTVFAGPLYDLADRAAVDMLERSPYISAVLGPEAADRAAVTLSHDPSEVHDAGR; translated from the coding sequence ATGCTCGGCTCCACGCCCCTGACGGACCTCGCGCCGCTGGCGGTCATGCTCCCCGTGCTCGGGGCGGCGATCACGTTCGCCCTCGTCGGCCGCGCCCGCGCGCAGGTCGTGGTCACCGTCAGCGCCCTGACCCTGACCCTCGTGCTCGACTGCCTGCTGCTCGCCGACGTCTGGACGGGCGGCGTCGCCGTCGTAGAGCTGGCCGCCTGGCCCGCGCCGGTGGGCATCACCATGGTGGTGGACCGCCTGTCCGCGCTGCTGCTGGTGGTGTCCTCCCTGATCACCCTGGCGGTGCTCCTCTACGCCTCCGCCCAGGGGTTGATCAACAAGGACGAGGGCGGGCCGGTGAGCATCTTCCACCCCACGTTCCTGGTGCTCGTCGCGGGCGTGTCCAACGCCTTCCTCGCGGGCGACCTGTTCAACCTCTACGTCGGCTTCGAGATCCTCCTGACCGCCTCCTACGTGCTGCTCACCCTCGGCGGGACGGAGGCCCGCATCCGGGCGGGCATCACCTACGTGGTGGTGTCCGTGATCTCCTCCGTCCTCTTCCTGATCGCGATCGCGATGATCTACGCGGCCACCGGCACCGTCAACATGGCGGATCTGGCCGTGAAGCTGGGCGAGCTGCCGCACGACCTGCAGCTGGTGCTGCACGTGATGCTGCTGGCGGGCTTCGGCATCAAGGCCGCGGTGTTCCCGCTGTCCTTCTGGCTGCCCGACTCCTACCCGACGGCGCCGGCGCCCGTGACGGCCGTGTTCGCCGGCCTGCTCACCAAGGTGGGCGTCTACGCCATGATCCGCACGGAGACCCTGCTGTTCCCGGCCGAGCACGTGAACGGCCTCCTGATGGGGGTGGCGGCGCTGACCATGCTCGTGGGGATCCTGGGCGCCCTGGCGCAGAGCGGCCTGAAGCGCATCCTCTCCTTCATCCTGGTGTCCCACATCGGCTACATGGTCTTCGGCCTGGCCCTGGCCACGCAGGTGGGGCTCGCCGCCACGGTGTACTACGTGGGCCACCACATCACCGTGCAGACCGCGCTGTTCCTGGTGACCGGCCTCATCGAGCAGCGGGCCGGCACGGCGAGCATCGACCGCCTGGGTTCGCTGGCGAAGGTCTCCCCGCTGCTGGGCGTGCTCTTCCTGGTGCCGGCCCTGAACCTGGGCGGCATCCCCCCGTTCTCCGGCTTCCTGGGCAAGGTCGGGCTGATCCGCGGCGGCGTCGAGGACGGCGGCGTGCTGGCCTGGGTCCTCGTCGGCGTGTCCCTGCTGGTCTCCCTGCTCACCCTGCTGGTCCTGGTCCGGGCCTACACCCGCGCGTTCTGGCGCAAGGTGGAGGACGTGGAGCACCCGACGCCGCAGCTCGTCGCCGCCTACGAGCGCGTCACCCGGCGCGGCCTGCGCCCCAAGCCCCTCTCCCGCGGCCTGGTGCTGCCGACCGCCGGCCTGGTGGCCATGACGCTGGCCTTCACCGTGTTCGCCGGGCCGCTGTACGACCTGGCGGACCGCGCCGCCGTCGACATGCTGGAGCGCAGCCCCTACATCTCCGCGGTCCTGGGTCCGGAGGCCGCGGACCGCGCCGCCGTGACCCTGAGCCACGACCCGTCGGAGGTGCACGATGCCGGCCGCTGA
- the mnhG gene encoding monovalent cation/H(+) antiporter subunit G translates to MDAAWTDWLAAALLVGGAFFSLVAGVGMTLLPDLLSRMHASAKPQVLGLLLMACGVAVLWQAWAWVPVLVLAWVTQMITAPVASHLISRTGYRTKHVRRDLLHRDDLAAQAEPGPREDPDAR, encoded by the coding sequence ATGGACGCCGCCTGGACCGACTGGCTCGCGGCCGCCCTGCTGGTGGGCGGTGCCTTCTTCTCCCTCGTGGCCGGCGTGGGCATGACCCTGCTGCCCGACCTGCTCTCCCGCATGCACGCCTCGGCCAAGCCTCAGGTCCTGGGGCTGCTGCTCATGGCGTGCGGCGTCGCGGTGCTGTGGCAGGCGTGGGCGTGGGTGCCCGTGCTCGTGCTGGCCTGGGTGACCCAGATGATCACGGCACCGGTGGCCTCGCACCTGATCAGCCGCACCGGCTACCGCACCAAGCACGTGCGGCGGGACCTGCTGCACCGGGACGACCTCGCCGCCCAGGCCGAGCCCGGGCCGCGTGAGGACCCGGACGCCCGCTGA
- a CDS encoding aminotransferase class IV, protein MPTSNPAPAAHTPAPGEPVLVLLSPDADPRLADPAAPHLSVTDQGVTRGDGLFETALAVADETGTFAMRKLAAHLGRLASSADALGIAAPDPEPWRAAIEAGLAGFAAANPVAPGDRLSVRLTVTRGPEAPAGVEARPTAWALLTPAPRTSDAERAEGVRVLLLERGLDSAAVEGAPWLLTGAKTLSYAVNMAALRHAKAHGADDVVFTSADGYLLEGPTSTLLLARTGADGTRRIVTPLRQKGILAGTSQSVIFAAAEAAGWRLGYGPLAPADLDGADGLWLVSSVRGVLPIRAVDGQDVPVDAELTERLQAWLDADGDPGVHVSGDPVRDED, encoded by the coding sequence ATGCCCACCTCGAACCCCGCCCCCGCCGCCCACACCCCCGCGCCGGGCGAGCCCGTGCTCGTCCTGCTCTCCCCCGACGCCGACCCGCGCCTGGCCGACCCGGCCGCCCCGCACCTGAGCGTCACCGACCAGGGCGTGACCCGCGGCGACGGCCTGTTCGAGACCGCCCTGGCCGTGGCCGACGAGACCGGGACGTTCGCCATGCGCAAGCTGGCCGCCCACCTCGGCCGCCTCGCCTCCTCCGCCGACGCCCTCGGGATCGCCGCCCCCGACCCGGAGCCGTGGCGCGCCGCGATCGAGGCGGGGCTGGCGGGGTTCGCCGCCGCGAACCCCGTGGCCCCCGGCGACCGGCTCTCCGTCCGGCTCACGGTGACCCGCGGCCCGGAGGCCCCGGCCGGCGTCGAGGCCCGGCCCACGGCGTGGGCGCTGCTCACCCCGGCCCCCCGCACCTCGGATGCCGAGCGCGCGGAGGGCGTGCGGGTGCTGCTGCTGGAGCGCGGCCTGGACTCCGCCGCCGTCGAGGGCGCCCCGTGGCTGCTCACCGGCGCGAAGACCCTCTCCTACGCCGTCAACATGGCCGCCCTGCGCCACGCGAAGGCGCACGGCGCGGACGACGTCGTGTTCACGTCGGCGGACGGCTACCTCCTGGAGGGCCCGACCTCCACCCTGCTGCTGGCCCGCACCGGCGCGGACGGCACCCGCCGGATCGTCACCCCGCTGCGCCAGAAGGGCATCCTCGCGGGCACGTCGCAGTCCGTGATCTTCGCCGCCGCAGAGGCCGCCGGCTGGCGCCTGGGCTACGGCCCCCTGGCTCCCGCCGACCTCGACGGCGCCGACGGGCTGTGGCTGGTCTCCTCGGTCCGCGGGGTGCTCCCCATCCGCGCCGTGGACGGGCAGGACGTCCCCGTGGACGCCGAGCTCACCGAGCGCCTCCAGGCATGGCTCGACGCCGACGGCGACCCCGGCGTGCACGTCAGCGGCGACCCGGTCCGGGACGAGGACTGA
- a CDS encoding monovalent cation/H+ antiporter complex subunit F gives MSLPLTLAAWIGGAMLFVGAVGALYRIARGPSLLDRAAATDVLLVVLSGALLLDMGVHRRTDTVVLVLLAAAVGFMGSVMVSRFVEDRRPEHPQEHEALVPGTSDVPAPREDA, from the coding sequence ATGAGCCTGCCCCTGACCCTCGCCGCCTGGATCGGCGGCGCGATGCTGTTCGTCGGCGCCGTCGGCGCGCTGTACCGGATCGCCCGCGGCCCCTCCCTGCTCGACCGCGCCGCGGCCACGGACGTGCTGCTGGTGGTGCTCTCCGGCGCGCTGCTGCTGGACATGGGCGTGCACCGCCGCACGGACACCGTCGTGCTGGTGCTGCTCGCCGCCGCCGTCGGCTTCATGGGCTCGGTGATGGTCTCCCGGTTCGTGGAGGACCGCCGCCCCGAGCACCCGCAGGAGCATGAGGCCCTGGTGCCCGGCACCTCGGACGTCCCGGCCCCGAGGGAGGACGCGTGA
- the dcd gene encoding dCTP deaminase codes for MLLSDRDIRAELSSGRIGLDPLELSMVQPASVDVRLDRFFRLFDNHRYAHIDPAQPQEELTRLVEVEPDQPFVLHPGEFVLGATYEQITLPDDVAARLEGKSSLGRLGLLTHSTAGFVDPGFTGHVTLELSNVATLPITLWPGMKIGQLCFFRMSSPAESPYGSGGNLNRYQGQRGPTASRSHQDFHLTRIPR; via the coding sequence GTGCTGCTCTCCGACCGTGACATCCGCGCCGAGCTCTCCTCCGGCCGCATCGGCCTGGACCCGCTCGAGCTCTCCATGGTCCAGCCCGCCTCCGTGGACGTGCGCCTGGACCGCTTCTTCCGGCTCTTCGACAACCACCGCTACGCGCACATCGACCCCGCGCAGCCCCAGGAGGAGCTGACTCGCCTGGTGGAGGTGGAGCCGGACCAGCCGTTCGTGCTGCACCCGGGGGAGTTCGTGCTCGGCGCCACCTACGAGCAGATCACCCTGCCGGACGACGTCGCGGCGCGCCTCGAGGGCAAGTCCTCCCTGGGCCGGCTGGGCCTGCTGACCCACTCCACGGCCGGGTTCGTGGACCCCGGCTTCACCGGGCACGTCACGCTCGAGCTCTCCAACGTGGCCACGCTGCCCATCACCCTGTGGCCGGGCATGAAGATCGGCCAGCTGTGCTTCTTCCGGATGAGCTCGCCCGCCGAGTCGCCCTACGGCTCGGGCGGCAACCTCAACCGCTACCAGGGCCAGCGCGGCCCCACGGCCTCGCGCTCCCACCAGGACTTCCACCTCACGCGCATCCCGCGCTGA
- a CDS encoding Na+/H+ antiporter subunit E, whose product MPAAETTSPASAPTRPAPGGVRSVLRQWPLLLALVLMWCAVWQDFSAHVALTGLLFSLLVVVLFPMPPIPFGGRFHPGHALVFTGRFLADVVASSLSVTRVILTRGRTVRSSVVRVPLRSHDDIVLTLVSHALALVPGSIVLDMDRANGVLYLHVLDATTDADVADYRAKALRVEADIIRAVGTRADVAVLRDHPDSAPDPEGVEERRRHPAYRAELLPDTPGPVAPAPVDARPEPDAPGGDR is encoded by the coding sequence ATGCCGGCCGCTGAGACCACCAGCCCCGCCTCCGCCCCCACGCGCCCCGCCCCGGGCGGGGTGCGCTCCGTGCTGCGCCAGTGGCCCCTGCTGCTGGCCCTCGTGCTGATGTGGTGCGCCGTGTGGCAGGACTTCTCCGCGCACGTCGCGCTCACGGGCCTGCTGTTCTCCCTGCTGGTGGTGGTGCTCTTCCCCATGCCGCCGATCCCCTTCGGGGGCCGCTTCCACCCCGGGCACGCCCTGGTGTTCACCGGCCGCTTCCTGGCGGACGTGGTGGCGTCCTCGCTGTCCGTGACGCGCGTGATCCTCACCCGTGGCCGCACGGTGCGCAGCTCCGTGGTGCGCGTGCCGCTGCGCAGCCACGACGACATCGTGCTCACCCTCGTCAGCCACGCCCTGGCGTTGGTGCCGGGCTCGATCGTGCTGGATATGGACCGGGCCAACGGGGTGCTCTACCTGCACGTGCTGGACGCGACCACGGACGCCGACGTCGCCGACTATCGGGCCAAGGCCCTGCGGGTGGAGGCAGACATCATCCGCGCCGTCGGCACCCGGGCGGACGTGGCGGTCCTGCGGGACCACCCCGACTCCGCCCCGGACCCGGAAGGTGTGGAGGAGCGCCGCCGGCACCCCGCCTACCGCGCGGAGCTGCTGCCCGACACCCCCGGGCCGGTCGCCCCCGCGCCCGTCGACGCACGACCCGAGCCCGACGCCCCGGGAGGAGACCGATGA
- a CDS encoding MFS transporter codes for MSSPAPHAAPQPCPAPHGGAGPAPARVPRGRVVAWAAWDWGSAAFNAVMVTFVFGTYLASDAFGPDDRGTQWLSAANALAGVVIALTAPALGRLADGTGRRRLWIALTTGAVIACTAACFLVTPEESMLGLGVTLIALGTVFFEIASVHINAILLQISTPATIGRVSGFGWGAGYLGGIVLLLIVFVGFVSGDDHWFGVGEERALNIRVVALVAAAWFLVFALPVLAASPEPPAARGADGSPRRESLVESYRGLGRTLARMWRQDRLTLRFLAASAVFRDGVGAVFVYGAILGTTLYGLAAQDVVLFAIVANVVAALGAFAGGRLDDALGPRRVILGSLAAMVVVAAALVLAEGTAAFWAGGLALCLFVGPVQSASRAFLGRLTVPETAGEAYGLYATTGRAIGFITPALVSAALAVWGDSRVIIPVIALVLLAGGALLLGVREPEGPTVAGARPGTGPRAAR; via the coding sequence ATGAGCTCCCCCGCCCCCCACGCCGCCCCCCAGCCGTGCCCCGCCCCGCACGGTGGCGCCGGCCCCGCCCCCGCACGCGTGCCCCGCGGCCGGGTCGTCGCGTGGGCGGCGTGGGACTGGGGCTCGGCGGCCTTCAACGCCGTGATGGTGACGTTCGTGTTCGGCACCTACCTGGCCTCGGACGCGTTCGGCCCGGACGACCGCGGCACCCAGTGGCTCTCGGCGGCGAACGCGCTGGCCGGCGTCGTGATCGCCCTGACCGCCCCGGCGCTGGGCCGCCTGGCGGACGGGACGGGCCGGCGTCGGCTGTGGATCGCCCTGACCACGGGCGCGGTGATCGCCTGCACGGCGGCGTGCTTCCTGGTCACCCCGGAGGAGTCGATGCTGGGCCTCGGCGTGACGCTGATCGCCCTGGGCACGGTGTTCTTCGAGATCGCCTCGGTGCACATCAACGCGATCCTGCTGCAGATCTCCACCCCCGCCACGATCGGCCGCGTCTCCGGCTTCGGCTGGGGCGCCGGCTACCTGGGCGGGATCGTGCTGCTGCTGATCGTGTTCGTCGGGTTCGTCTCCGGGGACGATCACTGGTTCGGGGTGGGGGAGGAGCGGGCCCTGAACATCCGCGTGGTGGCGCTGGTGGCGGCAGCCTGGTTCCTCGTGTTCGCCCTGCCCGTGCTGGCCGCCTCCCCGGAGCCGCCCGCGGCCCGGGGGGCGGACGGCTCGCCCCGTCGCGAGTCCCTGGTCGAGTCCTACCGGGGCCTTGGGCGGACGCTGGCGCGGATGTGGCGGCAGGACCGGCTCACCCTCCGCTTCCTCGCCGCCTCGGCGGTCTTCCGCGACGGCGTGGGCGCCGTGTTCGTCTACGGCGCCATCCTGGGGACCACGCTCTACGGGTTGGCGGCGCAGGACGTGGTGCTGTTCGCGATCGTCGCGAACGTCGTCGCCGCCCTGGGCGCGTTCGCCGGCGGCCGACTGGACGACGCCCTGGGTCCGCGCCGCGTGATCCTGGGGTCCCTGGCGGCGATGGTCGTCGTCGCCGCCGCCCTGGTCCTCGCCGAGGGGACCGCCGCCTTCTGGGCCGGCGGGCTGGCGCTGTGCCTGTTCGTGGGACCGGTGCAGTCCGCGTCCCGCGCCTTCCTCGGCCGGCTCACCGTCCCGGAGACGGCGGGGGAGGCCTACGGCCTCTACGCGACGACGGGCCGCGCCATCGGCTTCATCACGCCGGCCCTGGTGTCCGCCGCGCTCGCGGTGTGGGGGGACAGCCGCGTCATCATCCCGGTCATCGCCCTCGTGCTGCTCGCCGGCGGGGCGTTGCTGCTGGGCGTGCGGGAGCCGGAGGGGCCGACCGTCGCGGGCGCCCGGCCCGGGACAGGCCCCCGGGCCGCTCGCTAG
- a CDS encoding NADH-quinone oxidoreductase subunit K, with product MTPTVDLALLAVMGVLFATGIYLLLERSLTRILVGVMLINNAAVVLLFLTSGGAGLAPLYDADTAPEDYADMLPQALILTAIVIGFATTAFLTAMIYRSWQLRREDDVATDVEDVKIAAQSGWDAEDDSVLTEEDSEFMDDASDPNAEYEFATAAAPRARAVRPGRATVQGGGGRP from the coding sequence ATGACGCCGACCGTCGACCTCGCCCTCCTCGCGGTGATGGGCGTGCTCTTCGCCACGGGGATCTACCTGCTGCTCGAGCGCAGCCTCACCCGGATCCTGGTCGGCGTCATGCTGATCAACAATGCGGCCGTGGTGCTGCTGTTCCTCACCTCGGGCGGCGCGGGCCTGGCGCCGCTCTACGACGCGGACACCGCGCCCGAGGACTACGCGGACATGCTCCCGCAGGCCCTGATCCTCACGGCCATCGTGATCGGCTTCGCCACCACGGCGTTCCTCACCGCCATGATCTACCGCTCGTGGCAGCTGCGCCGCGAGGACGACGTCGCCACGGACGTCGAGGACGTCAAGATCGCCGCGCAGTCGGGCTGGGACGCCGAGGACGACTCCGTGCTGACCGAGGAGGACTCGGAGTTCATGGACGACGCGTCCGACCCGAACGCCGAGTACGAGTTCGCCACCGCGGCGGCCCCGCGGGCGAGGGCCGTGCGGCCCGGTCGTGCGACCGTCCAGGGCGGGGGTGGGCGCCCGTGA
- a CDS encoding DUF4235 domain-containing protein, with amino-acid sequence MDKVIQKVLATGITVVGGIVASRLVAGGWKLVTGHDAPSDATDETVPLVEALAFTFASAGIASVLKVAGQRAAAEGVRKVAQKTSSDVDNEV; translated from the coding sequence ATGGACAAGGTCATCCAGAAGGTCCTGGCCACCGGCATCACCGTCGTCGGCGGCATCGTGGCATCCCGCCTCGTGGCCGGCGGCTGGAAGCTGGTCACCGGGCACGACGCCCCCTCCGACGCCACGGACGAGACCGTGCCGCTGGTCGAGGCCCTCGCCTTCACCTTCGCCTCGGCGGGCATCGCCTCGGTGCTGAAGGTCGCCGGCCAGCGCGCCGCCGCGGAGGGCGTGCGCAAGGTCGCCCAGAAGACCTCCAGCGACGTGGACAACGAGGTCTGA